One stretch of Zingiber officinale cultivar Zhangliang chromosome 6B, Zo_v1.1, whole genome shotgun sequence DNA includes these proteins:
- the LOC121989315 gene encoding uncharacterized protein LOC121989315 translates to MAFSSLVRRRSLPCLAMSSFAIKPILFRSLHEGPDTIDELLDRHLVEKKPKEEDHDDDSELTRRRLTSNRREALSLYRDIIRASRFFTWPDASGMPWREVLRRNARREFEEARFERDPEVVTRLLIGGRDAVQKALDKLVEASKKSIEAEEQKRRDGRR, encoded by the coding sequence ATGGCGTTTTCTTCCCTCGTCCGGCGGAGGTCTCTCCCGTGCCTTGCGATGTCCTCCTTCGCGATTAAACCTATACTTTTCCGATCGCTCCACGAAGGGCCCGACACGATCGACGAGCTCCTCGACCGCCATCTCGTCGAGAAGAAACCCAAGGAGGAGGACCACGACGACGATAGCGAGCTCACTCGAAGAAGGCTCACCAGCAATCGTCGGGAGGCGCTTTCCCTCTATCGCGACATCATCCGGGCCTCTCGCTTCTTCACCTGGCCGGACGCCAGCGGCATGCCCTGGCGGGAGGTCCTCCGGCGGAACGCCCGCCGGGAGTTCGAGGAGGCCCGCTTCGAGAGGGACCCGGAGGTCGTCACGCGGCTGCTTATTGGCGGCCGCGACGCGGTGCAGAAGGCGTTGGACAAGCTCGTCGAGGCCAGTAAGAAGAGCATCGAGGCCGAGGAGCAGAAGCGAAGGGATGGGAGAAGATGA
- the LOC121989316 gene encoding uncharacterized protein LOC121989316, with protein MGLTGKTTLASVSEASTPLPLPQTKRPAVRSITVEEINQYWRMKRMIQEDHLLAAEKAVAKIRAKSLKEEDYRKFEESLEETLDEAKGEGKTQANHNGEMETWIRFRDWWTKSKYSYLNQPATESMGQNATTKHPTSTYIPQYTCFANYSSPAQLYFTSCRVLGQK; from the exons ATGGGTTTAACAGGAAAGACGACACTTGCATCTGTATCCGAGGCATCAACCCCATTACCCTTGCCTCAGACAAAAAGGCCAGCCGTCAGAAGCATAACGGTAGAGGAGATCAACCAATATTGGAGGATGAAGCGGATGATCCAAGAGGATCACCTCCTTGCAGCCGAGAAAGCAGTGGCCAAGATCAGAGCCAAGTCTCTCAAG GAAGAAGACTACCGGAAGTTTGAGGAGTCATTGGAGGAGACGTTGGATGAGGCTAAAGGCGAAGGAAAGACACAGGCTAATCACAATGGTGAGATGGAGACATGGATAAGATTCAGGGACTG GTGGACCAAGAGTAAGTACTCCTACTTGAACCAGCCGGCAACCGAATCCATGGGACAGAATGCAACAACAAAACACCCAACTTCTACATACATTCCACAATATACCTGTTTCGCCAACTACTCTTCTCCTGCACAACTCTACTTCACATCATGCAGGGTTTTAGGCCAAAAATAA